Proteins found in one Erythrobacter sp. KY5 genomic segment:
- a CDS encoding serine hydrolase, translated as MQVSRSPFLHTDVRGEKLPPTIGGFVADGFEPVAHAFEASIISGSALGAACTIMHRGEAVVDLHGGWNSAKRNKAWASDTIALVYSLTKGLTGMAAAVAASRGLFSYDERVADIWPEFAAHGKGDVTVGEALSEQAGLAAIDYKLAVDRLGDEEAICAAIARQKPNWAPGDYSGNHAYTLGWIASEIIHRRDPQGRRLPEFFNEEIGAPLGADVFVGLPEGFDQRRIARIEGFGMQDLFIHHTTMPWPLTFKMCVPGTLAFRTLNNPLVLEGPGALDNEEFWRVGQGAAGGMASARGLARLYDAFAQGGASLGVTSEVMATLKQGHPYPRKGLKDQILTADMYYSYGFEKPFSQWEFARTRSAFGSFAVGGSLAFCDPEDGVSYAWITNQLGTGKWDDPREKLVRDAFYSCLENQK; from the coding sequence ATGCAGGTATCAAGGAGTCCGTTTCTGCACACGGATGTGCGCGGTGAGAAGCTTCCGCCGACAATTGGAGGTTTTGTTGCTGACGGTTTTGAACCCGTCGCTCACGCTTTTGAAGCTTCGATCATTTCCGGAAGTGCTCTGGGTGCTGCCTGCACGATTATGCACCGCGGTGAAGCTGTGGTCGATCTGCATGGCGGCTGGAACAGCGCCAAACGAAACAAGGCATGGGCCAGCGATACGATCGCATTGGTCTACTCGTTGACTAAGGGGCTCACCGGCATGGCTGCCGCTGTTGCCGCATCGCGGGGCCTGTTCTCTTATGACGAGCGTGTCGCGGATATCTGGCCCGAATTCGCCGCCCACGGCAAAGGCGATGTAACGGTTGGCGAGGCCTTGTCCGAGCAGGCCGGGCTTGCAGCAATAGATTACAAGCTCGCAGTCGACAGGCTCGGCGATGAAGAGGCGATCTGCGCCGCGATTGCGCGGCAGAAGCCCAACTGGGCGCCAGGCGACTATTCCGGAAACCATGCTTACACACTAGGCTGGATCGCGAGCGAGATCATTCATCGTCGCGATCCTCAAGGCCGCCGACTGCCCGAGTTTTTCAATGAAGAGATCGGCGCCCCCCTTGGTGCGGATGTTTTTGTGGGCCTGCCTGAAGGCTTCGATCAGAGGCGCATTGCCCGGATCGAAGGGTTCGGAATGCAGGACCTCTTCATTCACCACACAACGATGCCATGGCCGCTCACCTTCAAGATGTGCGTGCCGGGAACGCTGGCCTTTCGCACGCTGAACAATCCGCTCGTGCTCGAAGGTCCGGGTGCATTGGATAACGAGGAATTCTGGCGCGTCGGACAGGGAGCTGCTGGCGGAATGGCGTCGGCGCGCGGGCTGGCGCGGCTCTACGATGCCTTTGCGCAGGGCGGGGCGTCGCTGGGCGTGACGTCTGAAGTCATGGCGACGCTCAAGCAAGGTCACCCCTATCCGCGCAAGGGTCTCAAGGATCAGATCCTGACCGCCGACATGTATTATTCCTACGGCTTTGAAAAACCGTTCAGCCAGTGGGAGTTCGCCCGAACGCGCAGCGCCTTTGGCAGTTTCGCTGTCGGGGGCTCGCTCGCCTTCTGCGACCCCGAAGACGGCGTTTCTTACGCCTGGATCACCAACCAGCTTGGCACCGGCAAGTGGGATGATCCGCGCGAAAAGCTCGTGCGCGATGCCTTCTATTCCTGTCTGGAGAACCAAAAATGA
- a CDS encoding trypsin-like serine protease, translated as MHRKYASAWLVAAIMVAPFAAHAQTVEPELKQPNDTPIANVDYERIATTKAPVDKSEDRLRDEAATFAALQQACAAEEIASCGNLGKAYERGEGTPQNRPIAGILLSEACDAGDARSCLGLGELLLASRLEQPGKRAFTAFSRACELDSLDGCASVARAYRKGDGVEQDVVRANELARAACDKGGGLACRDIADQIASADTENLRVDELVALYTRACFAGDAWSCSSLPSYSGFDDALPSHPGKAELFERGCQLDDAFSCIRRGEIALSADSGYRNFPAAMPYYDRACYLQPDRLCWGAQVLRQEPIESDACQFGDNSACARLAEIYYRPNTPFYDPELAQAYYEYACYAGATEACAQAGQLVLDESGPLDAETVYQGIAYLERGCAAEHLFACSQLAEHLERGEIIARDMARHYELSLRLCDANWGRSCQDLENAFATDPDAPLTQAGIRYPAPVEEGDTDWMDPYLTDQEREDRRNRCATSEIEFRGTVYTDTVCVPQELVIGGRSLQPGAAPWQALIWRPERGFGIDLNESQRVLCGGSLIATGWILTAAHCLNDDGGLIEGRGYTVRLGVHDPHERQGFSYPIVRVYDHPLYDPDTFAYDIALIRYNPGAGRREGPVNSITSIAIDQQTMQDRVIRRGAPVYVYGFGRTQLNDASSTASLQSARLLLESQARCNSITEFPREQWNTMLCAAGPNREQACKGDSGGPLITYSDEDRRPRVIGVVSSGRSCGQTGEASRYTRVAAARDWLDDMLGIMR; from the coding sequence ATGCATCGAAAATATGCGAGCGCATGGCTGGTTGCGGCAATCATGGTGGCACCGTTTGCCGCGCATGCGCAAACGGTTGAGCCTGAGCTCAAGCAACCCAACGATACGCCCATCGCGAATGTAGACTATGAGCGGATCGCAACTACCAAGGCGCCGGTCGACAAGTCGGAGGATAGACTGCGCGATGAAGCCGCGACCTTTGCGGCATTGCAACAGGCTTGCGCAGCAGAAGAAATCGCGTCCTGCGGCAATTTGGGCAAGGCATATGAGCGCGGTGAAGGAACGCCGCAGAACCGCCCGATCGCGGGGATCCTGTTGAGCGAAGCATGCGACGCCGGCGATGCCCGCAGCTGCTTGGGACTAGGAGAATTGCTACTCGCCTCACGACTAGAGCAGCCTGGCAAGCGCGCTTTCACGGCGTTCAGCCGCGCCTGCGAATTGGACTCGCTCGATGGCTGCGCAAGTGTCGCTCGCGCCTATCGCAAGGGTGATGGCGTGGAACAGGATGTGGTGCGCGCGAACGAACTAGCGCGCGCTGCCTGCGATAAAGGCGGCGGGCTTGCATGCCGTGACATCGCGGACCAGATCGCCTCAGCTGACACTGAAAACCTGCGAGTTGACGAACTCGTTGCGCTCTACACACGTGCTTGTTTTGCCGGGGATGCATGGTCCTGCAGTAGCCTGCCGAGCTATTCAGGCTTTGACGATGCGCTGCCTTCCCATCCCGGCAAGGCGGAGCTGTTCGAGCGCGGCTGTCAGCTCGACGATGCGTTCTCGTGCATTCGGCGCGGCGAGATCGCGTTGTCCGCTGACAGCGGATATCGCAACTTCCCGGCAGCGATGCCCTATTACGACCGGGCCTGTTATCTGCAGCCGGATCGCTTGTGCTGGGGGGCGCAAGTCCTGCGCCAAGAACCGATTGAGTCTGACGCCTGTCAATTCGGTGACAATTCGGCTTGCGCAAGGCTGGCTGAGATCTACTACCGGCCCAACACTCCGTTCTACGACCCGGAATTGGCTCAGGCCTATTACGAATATGCCTGCTATGCCGGGGCGACCGAAGCCTGCGCACAAGCGGGGCAGTTGGTGCTCGATGAATCTGGCCCCCTCGATGCCGAGACGGTTTATCAGGGCATCGCCTATCTCGAACGCGGTTGCGCGGCAGAGCATCTGTTTGCCTGCTCTCAGCTTGCCGAGCATCTCGAACGAGGTGAGATCATCGCCCGCGACATGGCGCGCCATTACGAGCTTTCGCTGCGCCTGTGCGATGCGAATTGGGGCAGGAGTTGTCAGGATCTTGAGAACGCCTTCGCAACCGATCCCGACGCCCCATTAACGCAGGCCGGTATCCGCTACCCCGCCCCAGTCGAAGAAGGCGACACCGATTGGATGGACCCATACCTCACCGATCAGGAGCGAGAGGACAGGCGAAATCGATGCGCTACCAGCGAAATCGAGTTTCGGGGCACAGTCTACACCGACACCGTCTGCGTCCCGCAGGAACTGGTCATTGGCGGCAGGAGTTTGCAGCCCGGTGCCGCGCCTTGGCAAGCCTTGATCTGGCGTCCTGAGCGTGGATTTGGAATCGACCTCAATGAAAGCCAGCGCGTGCTATGTGGAGGATCGCTGATAGCGACCGGGTGGATACTGACTGCGGCGCATTGCCTGAACGATGATGGAGGGCTGATCGAAGGTCGCGGTTATACCGTGAGGCTGGGCGTCCACGATCCACACGAACGGCAGGGTTTCTCCTATCCGATTGTTCGCGTCTATGATCACCCGCTCTATGATCCAGATACTTTCGCGTACGATATCGCGCTGATCCGCTATAACCCCGGTGCCGGCCGACGCGAAGGTCCGGTCAATTCGATCACCAGCATCGCCATCGATCAGCAAACTATGCAGGACCGCGTGATCCGCCGGGGTGCGCCGGTTTACGTCTACGGTTTTGGGCGCACACAATTGAACGATGCGTCAAGCACGGCATCGCTTCAGAGCGCCAGGCTGTTGCTTGAATCCCAGGCACGCTGCAACAGCATCACCGAATTTCCACGCGAGCAATGGAATACGATGCTGTGCGCTGCCGGCCCTAATCGCGAACAGGCATGCAAGGGCGACAGCGGCGGCCCTCTTATCACTTACAGCGACGAGGATCGGAGGCCTCGCGTGATCGGGGTGGTGAGTTCGGGGCGCTCATGCGGTCAAACCGGCGAAGCAAGCCGCTACACGCGTGTCGCGGCAGCGCGGGACTGGCTCGACGACATGCTGGGCATCATGCGCTGA
- a CDS encoding TIR domain-containing protein, which produces MAGLDAAGEARHAPRPKLFLSYTRADIEQAGKLREILEARGFEVWWDQLLEGGVNYLPTTEAALEGADCVVVLWTRLSVDSSWVRDEAQRGRERGCLVPVTLDGTMSPLGFRQIQILDMSEWSGASDAPEIAKLVKAINGQVAASQGDNGKAAPTIAPGAGSPVAAASAHKGLSRRALMTAGAGVLGAGAVIAAWQQGLFDIGEGDGSLSMAVLRFANLTGGEDQVWFSDGLSNELRQALSRNPRLRVSAPTSSNASQGEDDFAVGLALGVTSILRGNVQQVDQTVRIYAELLEVDGGLVQWSESYDRDFSDVLAVQKEIAETVALSLVARIASDRAARSSVEQQDDVGGTENVRAFEAYLRGQSLYALGSGEEVKRSALDQFDAAIGFDPEYAAAHARRANTLAAIANTASDPAEVGRLFARSIEAAERAIEIAPDYAQGHLALGYVLNFGKIDRAGAYPHYKRAEELAPGDADTMRSIATFYAFGNQQALAMQMIERVLELDPLNALAFRSAGFVALFAGAFDQAIAYMEKALELNPSLANSFYAIGVARLSLGDLGGARAAFEAEAIDLFALPGLAITRRKLGDDAGANEAFTALLADYGDTGLYQQAQVLAQWGENERALEVLTRAFDAGDPGVLLTTNDPLLDPLRTEPGLDRLLLRLSS; this is translated from the coding sequence ATGGCTGGTCTCGATGCAGCAGGCGAAGCGCGCCATGCGCCGCGTCCCAAGCTGTTCCTGAGCTACACCCGTGCCGATATCGAACAAGCCGGGAAACTTCGCGAAATACTGGAAGCCAGAGGTTTCGAGGTTTGGTGGGATCAATTGCTCGAAGGCGGTGTGAATTACCTGCCGACAACCGAAGCTGCCCTTGAAGGTGCGGATTGCGTTGTCGTCTTGTGGACCAGGCTGTCGGTGGATTCGAGCTGGGTGCGCGACGAGGCACAGCGAGGACGCGAGCGAGGGTGCCTGGTTCCGGTAACGCTTGACGGAACGATGTCCCCGCTCGGTTTCCGTCAGATACAGATTCTCGACATGAGCGAGTGGTCGGGCGCTTCCGATGCGCCAGAAATCGCGAAGCTGGTCAAAGCCATCAACGGTCAGGTCGCGGCCTCCCAAGGCGATAATGGCAAAGCCGCGCCGACTATCGCGCCGGGCGCAGGTTCGCCCGTTGCCGCCGCTTCTGCGCATAAAGGACTTTCACGCCGCGCCCTGATGACGGCAGGAGCAGGCGTGTTGGGGGCAGGGGCTGTTATCGCAGCTTGGCAGCAGGGGCTTTTTGATATCGGCGAGGGCGATGGGTCTTTGTCGATGGCTGTATTGCGCTTTGCAAACCTTACGGGGGGCGAGGATCAGGTCTGGTTCTCCGATGGCTTGTCCAACGAATTGAGACAGGCACTTTCGCGCAACCCGCGCCTCAGGGTTTCTGCTCCGACCTCATCCAATGCCAGCCAGGGCGAGGATGATTTTGCCGTTGGCCTTGCGCTTGGTGTGACCTCGATTCTGCGCGGCAATGTGCAGCAAGTGGACCAGACGGTTCGCATCTATGCCGAACTTCTCGAAGTGGATGGCGGCCTGGTGCAATGGTCCGAAAGCTACGACCGCGATTTCAGCGATGTGCTGGCTGTTCAAAAGGAAATCGCTGAAACGGTCGCGCTGTCTCTGGTCGCACGCATCGCCAGCGACAGGGCTGCGCGAAGCAGCGTCGAACAGCAAGATGACGTGGGCGGAACCGAAAACGTGCGCGCATTCGAAGCCTATTTGCGCGGCCAGTCGCTCTATGCCCTTGGATCGGGCGAAGAGGTAAAGCGATCGGCGCTCGATCAGTTCGATGCAGCGATCGGTTTCGACCCTGAATATGCAGCAGCTCATGCGAGGCGGGCAAACACGCTTGCCGCCATTGCAAATACTGCGTCGGACCCTGCCGAAGTAGGCCGCCTTTTTGCGCGATCGATCGAAGCTGCGGAGCGCGCGATCGAGATTGCACCGGACTACGCTCAGGGTCATCTGGCGCTTGGATATGTGCTGAACTTTGGAAAGATCGACCGAGCGGGCGCTTATCCGCACTACAAGAGAGCAGAGGAGCTTGCTCCCGGCGATGCCGATACGATGCGGTCAATCGCCACGTTCTACGCCTTCGGAAACCAACAGGCCCTGGCGATGCAAATGATCGAGCGAGTGCTGGAACTCGATCCCCTCAACGCCCTCGCATTTCGCAGCGCAGGCTTCGTCGCGCTATTTGCCGGAGCTTTCGATCAGGCGATCGCCTACATGGAAAAGGCGCTCGAGCTTAATCCAAGCCTTGCCAATTCCTTCTACGCGATTGGCGTGGCGCGGCTTTCGCTGGGAGATCTTGGAGGCGCTCGGGCGGCATTCGAGGCTGAGGCTATCGACCTGTTCGCGCTTCCCGGTCTGGCGATCACCAGGCGCAAACTGGGCGACGATGCAGGTGCGAATGAGGCATTTACCGCATTGCTTGCTGATTACGGAGACACAGGACTTTACCAACAGGCACAGGTGCTCGCACAGTGGGGAGAGAATGAACGCGCCCTCGAAGTGCTCACCCGTGCGTTTGATGCGGGCGATCCCGGCGTGCTGCTTACAACCAACGATCCCCTGCTCGATCCCCTTCGCACGGAGCCGGGGCTAGATCGTTTGCTTTTGCGCCTTTCCTCGTGA
- a CDS encoding alpha/beta hydrolase: MHAQTQIEALVMEASDGDRITGFLFQKHGTGDDAPVAILMHGLGQSSLAWLAYDQAFYVDVVTRDLIDRGYRVFALDARAHGPRADHISPMDRLQGARSGDAGPYRAMINLTVADYVELLDYIDKRFGRPERLLAIGYSMGAQTAILLSAQDDRVSHIATMVPPAVRNVPDVAPITFADHVKSKWLLVTAGKDQFSTPEQNTELVALAGANLTRVEFDSGHRLPREYTHVVSEWIAQEDRANSTIGAGER; encoded by the coding sequence GTGCATGCGCAAACGCAGATCGAGGCACTGGTCATGGAAGCGTCGGATGGGGATCGGATCACCGGCTTCCTGTTCCAGAAGCATGGAACCGGAGATGACGCGCCCGTCGCGATCCTGATGCACGGACTGGGCCAGTCCAGCCTGGCATGGCTGGCTTATGATCAGGCATTCTATGTCGATGTCGTCACGCGTGATCTCATCGACCGGGGGTACAGAGTGTTCGCCCTCGACGCACGCGCTCATGGGCCACGCGCCGATCATATATCGCCGATGGACCGGTTACAGGGCGCACGATCGGGCGACGCCGGGCCTTATCGCGCCATGATCAACCTGACGGTCGCCGATTATGTCGAACTGCTGGACTATATCGACAAGCGGTTCGGGAGACCCGAACGGCTGCTGGCCATCGGCTACAGTATGGGCGCCCAGACAGCGATTTTGCTGTCAGCGCAAGATGATCGGGTGTCGCACATTGCGACCATGGTGCCGCCAGCTGTTCGCAACGTGCCGGATGTCGCTCCGATCACCTTCGCCGACCACGTCAAATCGAAGTGGCTTCTGGTCACCGCTGGCAAGGACCAGTTCTCAACTCCGGAACAAAATACCGAGCTGGTTGCGCTTGCCGGTGCTAATCTCACGCGGGTGGAATTCGATAGCGGACACAGGCTGCCTCGCGAGTACACCCATGTCGTCTCGGAATGGATTGCACAGGAGGATCGAGCGAATTCAACGATCGGTGCCGGAGAACGCTGA
- a CDS encoding HAMP domain-containing sensor histidine kinase: MPRSQSVKSMLTRNLLLSVGLCFAATLALAVMFGFDLEDQIFENQVSRVADEVIGGRETADPSGANELRGLEMQYYDQFDALPPSLANRIDPAWPDGEYEVTVDRDTHYHIAIRSDAGQQRYVAFNARPYVRSIDQVGDFILIMIVLAGIMLAIALIFLRRLANRVSGPLEAMASAASSERPVPFGLIHLSAPPEEIASLAEALAARDDRIEKLIERERQFNRDVSHELRTPLSIAMGAAELLEKGAERTPVTDRLGSALGNMRLLTEGILWLGRQPDEDAVCNIWLNCEQAAGINRHLLKESEVEFSITGDKDARMPVPDAVAQVIIGNLLRNAFAFTQRGAVTICISAREVSVRDTGVGFGEPSDASGFGIGLSLAERLCAHFGLNLSVGPAERTGTLARVFW, encoded by the coding sequence ATGCCCAGATCGCAAAGCGTCAAATCCATGCTGACGCGGAACCTGCTGCTCTCGGTCGGGCTGTGTTTCGCAGCCACCCTCGCGCTTGCGGTGATGTTCGGTTTCGACCTCGAGGACCAGATATTCGAGAACCAGGTCAGCCGGGTAGCGGACGAGGTCATTGGCGGGCGGGAAACCGCCGATCCATCGGGAGCAAACGAGCTTCGCGGCCTGGAGATGCAATACTATGATCAGTTCGACGCACTGCCTCCATCCCTGGCGAACAGGATCGACCCGGCATGGCCCGATGGCGAATACGAGGTCACCGTCGACAGGGACACTCACTACCATATCGCCATACGTTCTGATGCCGGTCAGCAGCGTTATGTCGCGTTTAACGCCCGGCCCTACGTTCGCTCGATCGACCAGGTGGGGGACTTCATCCTTATCATGATCGTGCTGGCCGGCATCATGCTGGCTATCGCGCTGATATTCCTGAGAAGGTTGGCCAATCGGGTCAGTGGACCTCTCGAAGCGATGGCAAGTGCCGCGTCCAGCGAACGCCCCGTTCCTTTCGGGTTGATCCACCTGTCCGCGCCGCCTGAAGAAATCGCTTCGCTGGCCGAGGCGCTAGCCGCGCGCGATGACCGGATCGAAAAACTCATCGAACGTGAACGACAATTCAATCGCGACGTAAGTCATGAGCTCAGAACGCCGCTCTCGATTGCGATGGGGGCTGCTGAGTTGCTGGAGAAGGGGGCAGAGCGCACACCGGTCACCGACCGGCTTGGATCGGCTCTTGGAAACATGCGGTTGCTGACCGAAGGCATCCTGTGGCTCGGACGCCAGCCGGATGAGGATGCGGTGTGCAATATCTGGCTGAACTGCGAACAGGCAGCGGGGATAAACCGGCACTTGCTCAAGGAAAGCGAGGTCGAATTCAGCATCACCGGTGACAAGGACGCCCGGATGCCGGTGCCGGATGCCGTCGCGCAAGTGATCATCGGCAATCTGCTGCGCAATGCGTTCGCCTTCACCCAGCGAGGCGCGGTGACGATCTGCATCTCTGCGCGCGAAGTATCGGTAAGGGATACGGGCGTGGGTTTTGGCGAGCCTTCCGATGCAAGCGGCTTCGGCATCGGGCTGTCTCTCGCCGAACGGCTATGCGCGCATTTCGGCCTGAATTTGAGTGTCGGACCCGCAGAGAGAACGGGGACGCTCGCCCGGGTTTTCTGGTGA
- a CDS encoding response regulator transcription factor, with translation MRVLVIEDNLDIQANIADYLEPEYLLDFAYNGEEGLKLACANDYDVIVLDLNLPRLDGIELCRRYKAEARLQAPILMLTARDTLDDKEDGFAAGADDYLTKPFALRELKMRIGALANRPRVINALELRFGDLVLDPSGQTATIGEASRRLSNMEADILKWLIQEAPNPVPGSTISYRIWGEDPPASGALRTHIYNLRRILSELRRGGGPAIAIATDRERGYRLCRDGER, from the coding sequence TTGCGCGTACTGGTGATTGAGGACAATCTGGATATTCAGGCGAACATCGCCGACTATCTCGAGCCCGAATACCTCCTCGATTTCGCCTACAACGGCGAAGAAGGGCTCAAGCTCGCCTGCGCGAACGATTATGATGTGATCGTGCTCGACCTCAACCTTCCGAGACTGGACGGCATAGAGCTTTGCCGCAGATACAAGGCTGAAGCACGGCTACAGGCGCCGATCCTGATGCTGACGGCCAGGGACACGCTCGATGACAAGGAAGATGGGTTTGCGGCAGGAGCGGACGACTATCTGACCAAACCTTTCGCCTTGAGGGAGCTCAAGATGCGGATTGGCGCGCTGGCGAACCGTCCGAGGGTCATAAACGCTCTGGAACTTCGCTTTGGCGATCTGGTCCTTGATCCGTCTGGCCAGACTGCCACCATCGGGGAAGCATCGCGGCGGCTCAGCAATATGGAGGCGGACATCCTCAAGTGGCTGATCCAGGAAGCTCCGAACCCTGTTCCCGGTTCGACGATTAGCTATCGGATATGGGGCGAGGACCCGCCAGCCAGCGGTGCCTTGCGAACGCACATCTATAACCTGCGCCGTATTCTGTCCGAACTGCGCCGCGGTGGCGGACCCGCTATCGCGATCGCAACAGATCGCGAGCGCGGTTATCGGCTTTGCCGCGATGGAGAACGGTGA
- a CDS encoding ABC transporter ATP-binding protein, with product MNTQIGLHGVSHFFDTPHGRISLFNDVDLVFEGGKTHAIVGPSGVGKSSLLSLAAGLEPPRKGEVTFVLKGRELTTTQLRRNSGFVFQQFHLLPELDALGNIALPLKLEGDRQALAKASDWLERVNLRERAGHKPSHMSGGEQQRVAIARAFATDPAFVFADEPTGNLDAATSSSIIDLMFGFAEETGAALIVVTHSDALARRAHNRLALSPSGIEAIA from the coding sequence ATGAACACCCAGATTGGCCTGCACGGCGTTTCCCATTTTTTCGACACCCCCCACGGCCGGATCTCGCTGTTCAACGATGTCGATCTCGTCTTCGAAGGAGGCAAGACACATGCCATCGTCGGCCCCTCGGGCGTCGGCAAATCCAGCCTGTTGTCGCTTGCCGCCGGGCTGGAGCCGCCCAGAAAGGGCGAGGTCACATTTGTCCTGAAGGGACGCGAACTCACCACCACGCAGCTTCGCAGAAATTCTGGTTTCGTTTTCCAGCAATTTCACCTGCTCCCCGAACTCGACGCCCTTGGCAACATCGCCCTGCCGCTCAAGCTTGAAGGCGATCGGCAGGCTCTCGCAAAGGCATCCGACTGGCTCGAAAGGGTCAACCTTCGGGAACGCGCCGGGCACAAACCCTCCCATATGAGCGGCGGTGAGCAGCAACGTGTCGCTATCGCCAGAGCCTTTGCAACCGACCCCGCTTTCGTTTTCGCCGACGAACCGACGGGCAATCTCGACGCGGCCACTTCATCGAGCATCATCGACCTCATGTTCGGATTCGCGGAGGAAACCGGGGCGGCCCTTATAGTGGTCACTCACAGCGACGCCCTGGCGCGGCGCGCGCACAATCGCCTGGCCCTCTCGCCGTCGGGCATCGAGGCAATTGCATGA